The genomic DNA AAAAGCGGAGACCTCCTTTACCACGTCTCCGTATTTCGGATTTTTCTGCATGGTGCGGGGATTCCCTTTCATATGCATGACGATGACAGGTTTTTTGCATTTCGCGGCGACAGCGAGCATTTCGGGATCGATGAAACCGGTTATGTCGTTAATCGCGTCGGCTCCGGCGGATATGGCGGAGAGCGCGACTTCCGGTTTGCAGGTGTCGATGGAGATGGGAACGGACGACCTTTTCCTCAGCGCCTCTATGACAGGTATTACCCTCTTCAGCTCTTCACGTAGAGTTACCCCCTCCGCGCCGGGCCGTGACGATTCCCCCCCTATGTCGAGAAGTTCCGCCCCTTCCTCTTCCATGCGGAGCCCGTTTCGGACGGCGTTCTCAAGAGTGTAGGAAACGCCGCCGTCGCTGAAGGAGTCGGGCGTTACATTCAAGATGCCGGCAATGACAGTTCTCCCCGGTTTTATGGAGGTACGCCCTATCTTGAACGGGGTGAACACTTCTTAGAGCTTTGTATGGGTACCGTCGCACCACGGTTTTTTCTTGGTATGTTTGCACATGCACCACGGATAGGAGTCGGCCTCCTCTATATCGACACGGAACGCGGCGACATCGGTTCCTTCATACTCGGTCCCTTTGTGCGTGTTATCGCAGAACGGCTGGTCCTTCGAGAGTCCGCAACCGCACCATATGTAGGTTCCCTCCTCCATCTCGAGTACCTTAGGGTTTTTTCCGGCGATTTTGGGTTTAGGCGCATCGGACATGAGGATCCTCCTTTTGAATAATCGGTTATTCAGTTTTGTTTTAAGATATCAACGTCATATTACCAGTTTCAGACGGTATAACAAAAACGGGAACTTTGCCGATATACTTTAATAGATGAATTATTCGAAGCTGTACGACATGGCGCTCGCGGCATACACGAAACTTCCATACCATTTCGGCATGGGAAGGGCCTTCAGGCCGTTGAGCCTGTTCATTGAAGTGACATACCGCTGCAATTTCAGGTGCAACATGTGCCAGTTCCTCAACATCATGGACGATCCACGACTGAACGAGAAGAAGGGGGAGGAGCTTACCCTCGACGAGATGAGATCGGCCATCGACCAGGTGAGCAGGCTGGGGATGATAGTTTTTACCGGAGGGGAGCCGCTTCTGCGAAGGGATATCATGGAGGCGGTGCGATACGCATCTGAAAAACGGAAGAGCTACCTTGTCACCAACGGTGTCCTGCTTACCGAGGATATCTCCCGTGAATTCGTTTCGCTTGGATGCCGCACCCTGCTCCATCCCGGCATGGCTTCGGTGGGGATATCGCTCGAAGGGCCGGAAGCGGTACACGACAATATCGTGAACGCCAAGGGTTCGTATCAGAAAATAATCGGGAACGTGAAAAAGCTGGTCGAGCTGAAGAGGAGAACGGGGAAGTCGTATCCTGTCATTGCGCTTAAATGCGTAATGACAAGGCATAACGCGAATCATCTAGACGAGCTGTACCGGCTGGCGGAAGAGGTAGGGGTCGATATATTCAATCCGATAGCCCATTACGACATTCCGAACACCAACCGGCTCGAAATGGATAGCACCCCCGATCTCACAAAGGAGCCGAAGCCGGAAAACGGTATCGATATCGGCCTTCTTGAAAAGGAGATAGACGCGATGGTTCGGCGTTCCGCCGGTTCAAAGGTTCAGTTGCGCCTCACCCCTCCCGCACTCCCTCCGGAGGATATTGTCGCCATATATAGAGGGGATCTCGATATGTCGAACAAGCACTGTCATACCCCATGGGGTACGGCGCTCCTCTCCGCTTACGGCGAAGTTACGCCATGCTCCAATTATCCGGCGGGGAATATCAGGAAAGAGCCGTTCATGAAGATATGGAACGGGGAGAGGATGAGGCTGTTCCGGGATAAGCTCAAGAAAAACCGCATTTTCCCCGGATGCGCCGCCTGCTGTTCCATCTTGCCAGAATAATTTTGTCTTCCGGCTGTATCTGTTTATAATAGCCCGAAGTATGAAGTATCAGTGCTTTGGTACTGGCGGTATGCCGAAACCGGCATGTAACTATTTGGGGGTAGCGGTGATGAATGTATTTGGCAGGTTTTCAGTTCTTATCGCGGGGTCTCTTTTTCTGATTACGTGTGCCGCGGATCCTGAAGACAACGTTGATCCGAATACGCTTGCACCCAACGCGTCAACTCCGACATGGTCACAGCTCCTCGGCGGAGCCAGGGACGATTACGGCAATGCGATGGCGATAGATTCAAGCGGAAACTCCTATATCACCGGCGTTTCTCATGGGGATATGGATGAAAATTCCAATTCCGGTGATACAACCGATTCCAACAGTAGTTCCGACATGTTCATAGCCAAGTATGGTTCTACGGGGGTAAAAGCATGGTCGAAACTTATTGGCACACCGTCCAACGACATGGGGTATGGAATTGCGATAGATTCCAGCAACAATATTTATGTGACTGGCGGAACAAACGGTAGCCTTTCAGGTACCAACGCGGGAAACGAGGATTGTTTCATAGCAAAGTACGATTCGGAAGGGAACGAAAAGTGGATAAAGCAGTTCGGTTCCAGCGGCTTTGAAAGAGCAAACGACATAGCGGTCGATTCGGCAGGCAATATCTATGTCACCGGATACAGCGACGGGAATATTTTTACAAACACCAATCTTGGAAAAGCGGATGTCCTCGTCGGAAAGTTCGATTCCGAAGGGCAGGTTGTATGGGTAAAGACATTCGGGACCATTGAGCTGGATAAAGCCAACGGTGTTGCGGTTGACGAGGAGTTCAACGTTTATGTCACCGGCTACACCGAGGGAGGCTTTGGCGGTACAAACCTTGGCAAGAAGGATATTTTTATTTTCAAGCTTGATCCAAATGGGGTTGTGCTCTGGCCCAAACTTATAGGTGGTGCCGAGTCCGATTCTGGCAATGCGATTGCAGTAGACAATACAGGCAATATATACATTACCGGTTTTCTCGGAGGGGATTTCTTCATAGGGAAGTACGATACTGAAAGCCTTGAGGTATGGCCCGCCGTTACTTTCGGCGGCTTTTCGATGGATAGCGGAAACGACATAGTGCTCGACGAGAGCGGCAATATCTACGCAACCGGTACGACCGAGAATATCACTTTCGACGGTCTTATCAGTTCCGGCGGGCCCGAAATATTCGTCATCAAGTACGATAACAGCGGAGTGAAACAGTGGTCGAAGCTATTCGGTAGTTCCGATGTGAACCACGGCAACAGCATTGCAACGAGATATATGGACGGAAATCAGAGGGTCTATGTCGCCGGTGATACCGTCGGTGATTATGGAAGTAATCCGTCAAACGGAAGGCACGACGCGCTGATAATGAAAATCCAGTAGCCCCGAGTTCCGCCGAGGCTAAAAGCGAAATTTCTTTTTACCGCCATAGCTTGACAAAGCCGACACCCGGTCTTATTGAAATCAATTAACCATGTTTTAAGGTTTTATATATATAGGTTAGGCAATGATTGAAGTAGAAAACCTTTCGAAAAGTTACGATGGTTTCAAGGCGGTAGATTCCATCTCCTTTGGCGTAAAGAAGGGGGAGATACTCGGATTTCTCGGCCCGAACGGCGCGGGGAAAACCACCACCATGAGAATGCTCACCTGTTTCATGCCCCCCACTTCCGGGCGGGCGGTTATTGCAGGATACGACGTATCGGAAAATCCGATGCAGGTGAAGAGCCGTATCGGCTATGTGCCGGAGTCTGCGCCTCTATACAGGGATATGAGGGTCGATGAATTTCTCGATTTCGCGGCAAGCGTAAAGGATCTTCACGGAGGCGAAAAGGGATCCGCGATAAGCGAGGCGATGGGAAAGACCGGCATTTCCGAAGTGAGCGGAAAGATGATAGGCAAACTTTCGAAAGGCTTCCGCCAGCGTGTCTGTTTGGCCCAGGCGCTTATCGGAAATCCAGAAGTGCTCATCCTCGACGAACCTACGGCAGGGCTGGATCCCCTTCAGATAGTCGAGATAAGAAATCTTATAAAGGAACTCTCCGGCGAACGGACCGTTATCCTCAGCACGCACATCCTCCCGGAAGTATCGATACTTTGCGACCGGGTAATGATAATCAGCAAGGGGAAGATAGTTGCCGAAGACACACCGCGGAACCTGACGAGCGGCACGCTCGGAAAATCGGTCATCGAGATCGCCATTGAAGGGGAGCGCGAGGGGATGGACGGCTTCCTCTCTTCGATAGATGGCGTAAAGGGGCTTACCCCTCTTGATTCCGCAAAAGGGGGGGAGTGCCGCTTTTCGATCGAGGCTGGCGGCGAGAGGGATATACGGAGATCGCTCTCTTCCGCTATAGTGAATAAAGGTTATGGACTTCTGGAGATGAAACTGCAGTCGGTTTCTCTTGAGGACGTCTTCATGGATCTCGTTACGGACGAGGAGAAAAAGGGGGAAGAAGATGAATAATTTTCTTCCGGTATACCGCAGGGAGCTGAAATCGTATTTCTACAGCCCTATCGCCTATCTGGTTATCGTCGTGTTCCTGATACTCTCCGGCCTTTTTTTCATAATGATATTGAACGACTACGCGAGATACAGTTTTGAGGTGATACGCTCGAACTACCGCTACAATCTCCCCGGCCTCAATGTAGCCGAAGGGATAATAAGCCCGCTCTACCGCACCCTTAGTTTCCTCCTCATACTGATGATGCCGCTCCTGACCATGAAAAGTTTTTCGGAGGAGAAGAAGAGCGGAACGATAGAGCTTGTTTTTACATATCCGATATCGGATATGGAGCTTGTGCTTGGAAAGATATTCGCACTTTTTACTCTGTATGGAACGATGCTCG from Nitrospinota bacterium includes the following:
- the folP gene encoding dihydropteroate synthase, whose protein sequence is MFTPFKIGRTSIKPGRTVIAGILNVTPDSFSDGGVSYTLENAVRNGLRMEEEGAELLDIGGESSRPGAEGVTLREELKRVIPVIEALRKRSSVPISIDTCKPEVALSAISAGADAINDITGFIDPEMLAVAAKCKKPVIVMHMKGNPRTMQKNPKYGDVVKEVSAFLKERAKTLKKSGVRNIIIDPGIGFGKTVGHNLRLIHETGRLARLGYPVMVGASRKSFIGKLTGADTADRLGGSIASHLYSAERGAAIIRVHDVAPHVQALAVAKRIIRSK
- a CDS encoding CDGSH iron-sulfur domain-containing protein — protein: MSDAPKPKIAGKNPKVLEMEEGTYIWCGCGLSKDQPFCDNTHKGTEYEGTDVAAFRVDIEEADSYPWCMCKHTKKKPWCDGTHTKL
- a CDS encoding radical SAM protein, with the translated sequence MNYSKLYDMALAAYTKLPYHFGMGRAFRPLSLFIEVTYRCNFRCNMCQFLNIMDDPRLNEKKGEELTLDEMRSAIDQVSRLGMIVFTGGEPLLRRDIMEAVRYASEKRKSYLVTNGVLLTEDISREFVSLGCRTLLHPGMASVGISLEGPEAVHDNIVNAKGSYQKIIGNVKKLVELKRRTGKSYPVIALKCVMTRHNANHLDELYRLAEEVGVDIFNPIAHYDIPNTNRLEMDSTPDLTKEPKPENGIDIGLLEKEIDAMVRRSAGSKVQLRLTPPALPPEDIVAIYRGDLDMSNKHCHTPWGTALLSAYGEVTPCSNYPAGNIRKEPFMKIWNGERMRLFRDKLKKNRIFPGCAACCSILPE
- a CDS encoding SBBP repeat-containing protein, giving the protein MNVFGRFSVLIAGSLFLITCAADPEDNVDPNTLAPNASTPTWSQLLGGARDDYGNAMAIDSSGNSYITGVSHGDMDENSNSGDTTDSNSSSDMFIAKYGSTGVKAWSKLIGTPSNDMGYGIAIDSSNNIYVTGGTNGSLSGTNAGNEDCFIAKYDSEGNEKWIKQFGSSGFERANDIAVDSAGNIYVTGYSDGNIFTNTNLGKADVLVGKFDSEGQVVWVKTFGTIELDKANGVAVDEEFNVYVTGYTEGGFGGTNLGKKDIFIFKLDPNGVVLWPKLIGGAESDSGNAIAVDNTGNIYITGFLGGDFFIGKYDTESLEVWPAVTFGGFSMDSGNDIVLDESGNIYATGTTENITFDGLISSGGPEIFVIKYDNSGVKQWSKLFGSSDVNHGNSIATRYMDGNQRVYVAGDTVGDYGSNPSNGRHDALIMKIQ
- a CDS encoding ABC transporter ATP-binding protein, which gives rise to MIEVENLSKSYDGFKAVDSISFGVKKGEILGFLGPNGAGKTTTMRMLTCFMPPTSGRAVIAGYDVSENPMQVKSRIGYVPESAPLYRDMRVDEFLDFAASVKDLHGGEKGSAISEAMGKTGISEVSGKMIGKLSKGFRQRVCLAQALIGNPEVLILDEPTAGLDPLQIVEIRNLIKELSGERTVILSTHILPEVSILCDRVMIISKGKIVAEDTPRNLTSGTLGKSVIEIAIEGEREGMDGFLSSIDGVKGLTPLDSAKGGECRFSIEAGGERDIRRSLSSAIVNKGYGLLEMKLQSVSLEDVFMDLVTDEEKKGEEDE
- a CDS encoding ABC transporter permease; protein product: MNNFLPVYRRELKSYFYSPIAYLVIVVFLILSGLFFIMILNDYARYSFEVIRSNYRYNLPGLNVAEGIISPLYRTLSFLLILMMPLLTMKSFSEEKKSGTIELVFTYPISDMELVLGKIFALFTLYGTMLGFTLFYDLFLVMFKPVPLGVTFTGLLGLSLAGCAYISLGVFISSLTENQIVAAVWSFGMIMVFWIISWLAGDSTSALAEILRYLSIFDHFDSFANGVIDTSDIIFYLSFIFIFVFSTLRVLESRRYRG